The proteins below are encoded in one region of Drosophila santomea strain STO CAGO 1482 chromosome 3R, Prin_Dsan_1.1, whole genome shotgun sequence:
- the LOC120451147 gene encoding allatostatin-A: MNSLHAHILLLAVCCVGYIASSPVIGQDQRSGDSDADVLLAADELADGGDNIDKRVERYAFGLGRRAYMYTNGGPGMKRLPVYNFGLGKRSRPYSFGLGKRSDYDYEQDNEIDYRVPPANYLAAERAVRPGRQNKRTTRPQPFNFGLGRR, from the exons ATGAACTCCCTTCACGCCCACATCCTGCTGCTGGCAGTTTGCTGCGTCGGCTACATCGCCAGCTCCCCGGTAATTGGCCAGGATCAGCGCAGCGGCGACAGCGATGCCGATGTCCTGCTGGCCGCCGATGAGTTGGCCGACGGCGGCGACAACATCGACAAGCGGGTGGAGCGGTACGCCTTCGGTCTGGGACGACGGGCCTATATGTACACGAACGGCGGACCGGGAATGAAGCGCCTGCCGGTCTATAACTTTGGTCTGGGCAAGAGGTCGCGTCCCTACTCCTTTGGACTGGGCAAACGCAGTGACTACGACTACGAGCAGGACAACGAGATCGACTACAGAGTGCCGCCAGCGAACTACTTGGCAGCCGAGCGTGCTG TGCGTCCTGGCCGACAGAACAAGCGAACGACGCGTCCGCAACCCTTCAACTTTGGCCTGGGCCGACGTTAA
- the LOC120451146 gene encoding protein abnormal spindle produces MSAFEITVTPSRLKQKKRAEGREPAVVVMAPFSAKAIVQFEDVPITKTARRQVRVLNPSDDDIEVKVMKTIREEHNLSLEWMEHTVPARDEVSMELVWSPLLEVACKETLQLIDNRNFRKEVMIILKSKSNQPVKNPRKFPTVGKTLQLKSPTGAGKTMKSVVSAAVQQKKRLSAAAAPPSKQTWRVTAPARPAARPHPPPPAPLVEKNVYKPPQEEPVYISPQPRSLKENLSPMTPGNLLDVIDNLRFTPLTETRGKGQATILPDNLAAWPTPKLNGNVKPCANDMRPRRITPDDLEDQPATNKTFDVKHSETINISLDTLDCSRNDGQPHTPLNKTTTIVHATHTRALACIREEEGPSPPRSPAKSAIHDLKRDIKLVGSPLRKYSESMKDLSLLSPQTKYAIQGSMPNLNEMKIRSIEQNRYYQEQQIQVKGKDLNSSSSSEASLAGQQEFLFNHSEILAQSSRFNLHEVGRKSVKGSPVKNPHKRRSHELSFSDAPSNESLYRNETMAISPPKKQRVEDTTLTRSAAPANASARSSSAHAWPHAQSKKFKLAQTMSLMKKPATPRKARDTSVQASVKLYDSELYMQTYINPDPFAATTTMDPFLASTMYLDEQAVERHQADFKKWLNALVSIPADLDADSNSKIDVGKLFNEVRNKELVVAPTKEEQSMNYLTKYRLETLRKAAVELFFSEQMRLPCSKVAVYVNKQALRIRSDRNLHLDVVMQRTILELLLCFNPLWLRLGLEVVFGEKIQMQSNRDIVGLSTFILNRLFRNKFEEQRYSKAYTLTEEYAETIKKHSLQKILFLLLFLDQAKQKRIVKHNPCLFVKKSPHKETKDILLRFSSELLANIGDITRELRRLGYVLQHRQTFLDEFDYAFNNLAVDLRDGVRLTRVMEVILLRDDLTRQLRVPAISRLQRIFNVKLALGALGEAKFQLGGDISAQDIVDGHREKTLSLLWQIIYKFRSPKFHAAATVLQKWWRRRWLHVVIQRRIRHKELMRRHRAATVIQAVFRGHQMRKYVKLFKAERIQAAIILQKFTRRYLAQKQLYQSYHSIVTIQRWWRAQQLGRQHRQRFLELRQAVIFLQRIWRRRLFAKKLLAAAATARLQRSQKQQAAASYIQMQWRSYQLGKIQRQQFLRQRDLIMLVQRRMRGKWSMLKQRKEFQQLKRAAIHVQQRWRAKLSMKKCKADYLALRSSVLKVQAYRRATMQMRIDRNHYCSLRQNVIRLQQRLRATIKMREQREKYLRLRNATILVQKRYRMLQQMIQDRNAYLRTRQCIINVQRRWRATLQMRRDRKDYLRLQSATRLIQIKYRAKREMEKQRAEFLQLRKVTLAVQQRRRALLQMRKERQEYLHLREVTIKLQRRFHAHKSMRFMRAKYRGTQAAVSCLQMHWRNHLLRKRERNSFLQLRQAAITLQRRYRARLTMIQQLKSYAQLKQAAITIQTRYRAKKAMQKQVVLYQKQREAIIKVQQRYHGKLEMRKQIAVYQEQRKAVIRLQKWWRSIREMRLCKAGYRRIRLSSLSIQRKWRATVQARRQRQNFLNTIRKVRLMQAFIRATLLMLKQRREFELKRRAAVVLQRRFRARCAMLKARQDYQLIQSSVILVQRKFRANRCMKQARQEFIQLRTLTIHLQQKFRGKRLMVEQRDCFQLLRRTMPDFQACARGFMARKRFQALMTPEMMDLIRQKRAAKVIQRYWRGYLTRRRQKHQGLLAIRKRIVQLRHEAKAANSVRCKVQEAVRFLRGRFIASDALAVLQRLDRLSRTVPHLLMWCSEFMSTFCYGIMAQAIRSEVDKQLIERCSRIILNLARYNSTTVNTFQEGGLVTIAQMLLRWCDKDSEIFNTLCTLIWVFSHCPKKRKIIHDYMTNPEAIYMVRETKKLVARKEKMKQNARKPPPMPTGRYQSQKISFTPCSLPSLEPDFGIIRYSPYTFISSVYAFDTILCKLEIDMF; encoded by the exons ATGAGCGCCTTTGAG ATCACAGTGACGCCATCGCGACTAAAGCAAAAGAAGCGCGCCGAAGGACGCGAGCCCGCCGTGGTCGTCATGGCTCCGTTCTCCGCCAAGGCGATTGTGCAGTTCGAGGATGTGCCGATAACAAAGACAGCCCGGCGCCAGGTGCGCGTTCTCAATCCCAGCGACGACGACATCGAG GTCAAGGTTATGAAGACCATCCGGGAGGAGCACAACCTAAGCCTGGAGTGGATGGAGCACACGGTGCCAGCGAGAGATGAGGTTTCCATGGAACTCGTTTGGAGCCCCCTGCTTGAGGTGGCCTGCAAGGAGACGCTGCAGCTGATTGACAATCGCAACTTCCGAAAGGAGGTGATGATCATACTCAAGTCCAAGAGCAACCAGCCGGTCAAG AACCCGCGCAAATTTCCGACTGTCGGCAAGACCCTGCAGCTGAAATCGCCGACAGGAGCTGGCAAGACAATGAAAAGCGTGGTATCTGCTGCTGTGCAGCAAAAGAAGCGTTTGTCTGCTGCAGCCGCGCCTCCCTCCAAGCAGACATGGCGAGTGACTGCTCCTGCGCGTCCTGCTGCCCGTCCACATCCACCTCCACCGGCTCCTCTTGTCGAGAAGAATGTATACAAGCCCCCACAAGAGGAGCCCGTATACATATCACCACAGCCTCGCAGTCTTAAGGAAAATTTAAGCCCCATGACGCCAGGAAACCTACTTGACGTGATTGATAATCTGCGCTTCACACCTCTCACCGAAACCCGTGGCAAAGGGCAGGCTACCATTTTGCCGGACAATCTGGCCGCCTGGCCCACACCCAAACTTAATGGGAATGTAAAACCATGTGCCAATGATATGCGCCCGCGTCGAATCACTCCCGATGATCTAGAAGATCAGCCTGCCACAAACAAAACGTTCGATGTAAAGCATTCCGAGACTATCAACATATCGTTGGACACCTTGGACTGCTCCCGGAACGATGGACAACCGCATACGCCCCTAAATAAGACCACCACAATAGTGCATGCCACGCACACTCGAGCCCTTGCCTGTATTCGCGAGGAGGAGGGACCAAGCCCACCTAGGTCGCCCGCGAAGAGCGCCATACATGACCTGAAGAGGGATATCAAGTTGGTGGGCTCACCCTTACGGAAGTATTCCGAGTCTATGAAAGATTTGTCACTTCTATCGCCACAAACTAAGTATGCCATTCAAGGCTCAATGCCTAATctgaatgaaatgaaaatccGTTCGATTGAACAGAATCGATACtaccaggagcagcagatcCAGGTGAAGGGCAAAGACTTGAATAGCTCCTCTAGTAGCGAGGCTAGCTTGGCGGGCCAGCAGGAGTTTCTATTCAACCACAGTGAAATCCTTGCTCAGTCCAGTCGTTTTAATCTCCACGAAGTTGGCCGAAAGTCGGTGAAGGGAAGTCCGGTGAAGAATCCGCACAAGCGCCGCTCTCATGAGCTGAGTTTCTCGGATGCACCTAGCAACGAATCCCTGTACCGCAATGAAACTATGGCAATTTCTCCACCTAAAAAGCAACGAGTGGAGGACACCACTCTGACCAGGAGTGCAGCGCCGGCAAACGCATCTGCACGAAGCAGTAGTGCTCACGCCTGGCCACACGCCCAGTCCAAGAAGTTTAAGCTGGCCCAGACCATGTCACTGATGAAGAAGCCCGCCACACCAAGAAAGGCCAGGGACACTAGTGTCCAGGCTTCCGTCAAGCTGTACGATTCCGAGCTGTATATGCAGACCTACATCAACCCGGATCCCTTTGCGGCCACTACCACAATGGACCCCTTTCTGGCCTCCACCATGTATTTGGATGAACAGGCTGTGGAACGTCATCAAGCTGACTTTAAAAAGTGGTTAAATGCCCTTGTTTCCATACCCGCTGACCTGGACGCGGACTCGAATAGCAAAATAGACGTCGGTAAGCTTTTTAACGAGGTGCGCAACAAGGAGCTCGTGGTGGCTCCCACCAAGGAGGAGCAGTCTATGAACTACCTAACGAAATATCGCCTGGAGACGCTTCGTAAGGCTGCTGTGGAACTATTCTTCAGTGAGCAGATGCGCTTGCCATGCTCCAAGGTGGCCGTCTATGTCAACAAGCAAGCGCTGCGCATCCGTAGCGATCGTAATCTTCACCTGGACGTCGTTATGCAACGCACCATACTGGAGCTGCTGCTTTGCTTCAATCCTCTTTGGCTGCGCCTTGGACTGGAGGTGGTCTTCGGAGAGAAGATCCAGATGCAGTCCAATCGAGACATTGTTGGCCTAAGCACCTTTATCCTCAATCGCTTGTTCCGCAATAAGTTTGAGGAGCAGAGGTACAGCAAGGCATACACACTCACCGAGGAGTACGCGGAGACCATCAAGAAGCACTCGTTGCAGAAAATCCTCTTCTTGCTGCTCTTCCTCGATCAAGCAAAGCAGAAGCGCATCGTCAAGCACAATCCCTGTTTGTTTGTGAAAAAGTCGCCACATAAGGAGACCAAGGATATTCTGCTGCGCTTCTCGTCAGAACTGCTCGCCAATATTGGTGATATTACGCGGGAACTGCGCCGCCTGGGTTACGTTCTTCAGCAtcggcaaacatttttggacGAGTTCGATTATGCCTTCAACAACTTGGCAGTGGACTTGAGAGATGGCGTGCGGCTTACCCGCGTTATGGAGGTCATTTTACTGCGCGACGATCTAACCCGCCAGTTGAGAGTGCCAGCCATCTCTCGCCTCCAGCGGATTTTCAATGTGAAGCTAGCTCTGGGAGCCCTTGGTGAGGCCAAGTTCCAGCTAGGCGGTGACATCTCCGCCCAAGACATCGTTGACGGACATCGTGAGAAGACACTTTCCCTGCTCTGgcaaattatttacaaattccGCTCGCCCAAGTTCCATGCGGCGGCCACGGTGCTACAGAAATGGTGGCGCCGTCGCTGGCTGCACGTTGTCATCCAGCGGCGCATCCGTCACAAGGAGCTAATGCGTCGCCACCGGGCCGCTACTGTCATTCAGGCCGTGTTCCGTGGCCACCAGATGCGGAAGTACGTAAAGTTGTTCAAAGCGGAACGCATCCAGGCCGCCATAATCCTGCAAAAGTTCACGCGTCGCTATTTGGCACAGAAGCAGCTATACCAGAGCTATCACAGCATTGTCACCATCCAGCGCTGGTGGCGGGCCCAACAACTGGGACGGCAGCACCGCCAGCGGTTCTTGGAGCTCCGGCAGGCTGTAATCTTTCTCCAGCGGATCTGGCGGCGACGCCTCTTTGCCAAAAAGCTattggcggcggcggcaacaGCCAGACTTCAGCGATCCCAGAAACAGCAGGCAGCTGCCAGTTatattcaaatgcaatggcgGAGCTATCAGTTGGGCAAAATTCAGCGACAGCAGTTCCTGCGCCAGAGAGACCTCATCATGTTGGTCCAGCGCAGGATGCGAGGCAAGTGGAGTATGTTGAAGCAGCGCAAGGAGTTCCAGCAACTAAAGCGTGCAGCTATACATGTGCAACAACGCTGGCGAGCAAAGCTTTCAATGAAAAAGTGCAAAGCTGATTACTTGGCACTTCGTTCCAGCGTTCTTAAAGTGCAGGCTTACCGGAGAGCCACAATGCAGATGAGAATAGATCGCAATCACTACTGCTCTCTCCGGCAAAATGTTATCCGCTTGCAGCAGCGGCTGAGGGCCACCATAAAAATGCGCGAACAGAGGGAAAAGTATCTGAGGCTGCGTAATGCCACGATACTCGTTCAAAAACGTTACCGCATGCTCCAACAAATGATCCAGGATCGCAATGCATATCTTAGAACACGCCAGTGCATCATCAATGTCCAGAGGCGCTGGCGAGCCACACTGCAGATGCGTCGAGATAGGAAGGACTACCTTCGGCTTCAATCGGCAACCAGGCTAATTCAAATCAAGTACCGTGCCAAGCgcgaaatggaaaagcaaAGAGCCGAGTTCCTGCAACTGAGGAAGGTAACCCTTGCAGTCCAGCAACGCCGGCGAGCGTTACTGCAGATGCGAAAGGAGCGCCAGGAGTACCTGCATCTCCGCGAGGTGACCATCAAGCTGCAGCGCAGATTCCATGCCCACAAATCAATGCGGTTCATGCGAGCCAAGTACCGCGGCACCCAGGCTGCCGTGAGCTGCCTGCAGATGCATTGGCGCAATCATCTGCTCAGGAAACGGGAGCGAAACAGTTTCCTACAACTGCGCCAAGCAGCTATAACACTGCAGCGACGTTACCGAGCTCGTCTGACTATGATCCAGCAGTTGAAGAGCTATGCCCAGCTGAAACAGGCAGCTATTACCATTCAAACGCGATACAGAGCCAAGAAGGCAATGCAAAAGCAGGTAGTCCTATACCAAAAGCAAAGGGAAGCCATTATCAAAGTGCAGCAACGATACCACGGCAAACTGGAGATGAGGAAACAGATTGCAGTATACCAAGAGCAGCGAAAGGCGGTCATCCGCCTGCAGAAATGGTGGCGCAGCATACGCGAAATGCGGCTTTGCAAGGCGGGCTACCGGCGCATTCGGCTCAGTTCGTTGAGCATTCAACGCAAGTGGCGGGCCACAGTGCAGGCTCGTCGCCAGCGGCAGAACTTCTTGAACACCATCCGCAAGGTGCGACTTATGCAGGCGTTTATCAGAGCCACTTTGCTGATGCTGAAGCAGCGCAGGGAATTCGAGTTGAAGCGAAGGGCTGCCGTGGTGCTGCAGCGACGGTTCCGTGCCCGGTGTGCCATGCTAAAGGCGAGACAGGATTACCAATTAATCCAATCCTCTGTGATCCTGGTGCAGCGCAAATTCCGTGCTAATCGCTGCATGAAGCAGGCACGCCAGGAATTTATCCAGCTGCGTACACTGACCATCCACCTGCAACAAAAGTTCCGTGGCAAGCGTCTAATGGTGGAGCAGCGTGATTGTTTCCAACTGCTCCGCCGTACCATGCCGGACTTCCAGGCGTGTGCCCGCGGATTTATGGCTCGCAAACGTTTCCAGGCCCTGATGACACCCGAGATGATGGACCTAATCCGCCAGAAGCGCGCCGCCAAGGTTATACAGCGCTACTGGCGTGGCTATCTCACCCGTCGACGCCAGAAGCACCAGGGACTTTTGGCTATCCGAAAGCGTATTGTCCAGTTGCGGCACGAGGCAAAGGCGGCAAACTCTGTGCGCTGCAAAGTCCAGGAGGCGGTGCGGTTCCTTCGTGGACGCTTTATCGCATCAGATGCGTTGGCAGTCCTACAACGATTGG ATCGCCTTTCGCGCACTGTGCCACATCTTTTGATGTGGTGTTCGGAGTTCATGTCCACGTTTTGCTACGGCATCATGGCTCAGGCCATTCGCTCGGAGGTGGATAAGCAGCTTATCGAGCGCTGCAGCCGGATCATCCTAAATTTGGCGCGCTACAACAGCACCACGGTGAACACGTTCCAGGAGGGAGGTTTGGTCACCATTGCCCAGATGCTATTGCGCTGGTGCGACAAAGACAGTGAGATATTCAACACGTTGTGCACCCTCATTTGGGTATTTTCACACTGCCCCAAAAAGCGAAAG ATCATTCACGACTACATGACCAACCCAGAGGCCATTTACATGGTGCGTGAAACAAAGAAGCTCGTCGCACGCAAGGAAAAGATGAAGCAGAATGCCCGCAAGCCGCCGCCAATGCCAACTGGACGGTATCAAAGCCAAAAGATAAGCTTCACGCCCTGTTCACTGCCCAGCCTGGAGCCGGACTTTGGAATCATCCGCTACAGTCCCTACACATTCATATCGTCTGTTTACGCCTTTGATACCATCTTGTGCAAGCTGGAGATTGACATGTTCTAG
- the LOC120453490 gene encoding dorsal-ventral patterning protein tolloid — protein MKGMRHHMPMKMKAKFVVLSVGALWIMLVFLLDSAEGRRLSQLPESECDFDFKEQPEDFFGMLVAAQVPPKEAKEPQDDIQPLKADRQYSGRRRKQAHKSRNKAALRLPPPFLWTDDSVDVLQHSHSPTLGGKAVQRRRRAVTVRKERTWDYGVIPYEIDTIFSGAHKALFKQAMRHWENFTCIKFVERDANLHANYIYFTVKNCGCCSFLGKNGNGRQPISIGRNCEKFGIIIHELGHTIGFHHEHARGDRDKHIVINKANIMRGQEYNFDVLSPEEVDLPLLPYDLNSIMHYAKNSFSKSSYLDTITPIGIPPGTHLELGQRRRLSRGDIVQANLLYKCASCGRTYQQNSGHIVSPHFVYSGNGVLSEFEGSGDAGEDPAAGSEFDASLTNCEWRITATNGEKVILHLQQLHLMSSDDCTQDYLEIRDGYWHKSPLVRRICGNVSGEVITTQTSRMLLNYVNRNAAKGYRGFKARFEVVCGGDIQLTRDQSIDSPNYPLDYMPDKECVWRITAPDNHQVALKFQSFELEKHDGCTYDYVEIRDGNHSESRLIGRFCGDKLPPNIKTRTNQMYIRFVSDSSVQKLGFSAALMLDVDECRFTDHGCQHLCINTLGSYQCGCRAGYELQANGRTCEDACGGVVDATKSNGSLYSPSYPDVYPNSKHCVWEVVAPPNHAVFLNFTHFDLEGTRFHYTKCNYDYLIIYSKMRDNRLKKIGIYCGHELPSVVNSEQSVLRLEFYSDRTVQRSGFVAKFVIDVDECSMNNGGCQHRCRNTFGSYQCSCRNGYTLAENGHNCTETRCKFEITTSYGVLQSPNYPEDYPRNIYCYWHFQTVLGHRIQLTFHDFEVESHQECIYDYVAIYDGRSENSSTLGIYCGGREPYAVIASTNEMFMVLATDAGLQRKGFKATFVSECGGYLKATNHSQTFYSHPRYGSRPYKRNMYCDWRIQADPESSVKIRFLHFEIEYSERCDYDYLEITEEGYSMNTIHGRFCGKHKPPIIISNSDTLLLRFQTDESNSLRGFAISFMAVDPPEDSVGEDFDAVTPFPGYLKSMYSSESGGDHLLPPSRLI, from the exons ATGAAAGGAATGCGCCACCACATGCCCATGaaaatgaaagcgaaattCGTTGTGCTCTCTGTGGGCGCTCTGTGGATAATGTTGGTTTTTCTGCTGGATTCCGCCGAGGGCAGGCGACTGAGTCAGCTGCCCGAGAGTGAGTGCGATTTTGATTTCAAGGAGCAGCCGGAGGACTTTTTTGGCATGCTAGTTGCCGCACAG GTGCCGCCAAAGGAGGCAAAGGAGCCACAGGATGACATCCAGCCACTCAAGGCAGACAGACAATATTCGGG GAGACGGCGGAAGCAGGCGCATAAATCGCGAAACAAAGCCGCTCTGAGATTACCCCCACCATTTCTGTGGACCGATGACTCCGTTGATGTCCTGCAGCACAGTCACTCACCCACTTTGGGTGGGAAAGCAGTACAGAGGAGGCGAAGAGCTGTTACTGTGCGGAAGGAGCGGACCTGGGACTATGGCGTCATACCCTACGAGATCGATACCATCTTCAGTGGAGCCCACAAGGCGCTCTTCAAGCAGGCCATGCGCCACTGGGAGAACTTCACCTGCATCAAGTTCGTGGAGCGGGATGCCAATTTGCATGCGAACTACATATACTTTACAGTCAAGAATTGCGG TTGCTGCTCGTTTCTGGGCAAGAATGGCAACGGACGCCAGCCCATCTCCATTGGACGCAATTGCGAAAAGTTCGGCATTATAATCCATGAGCTCGGTCACACGATCGGGTTTCACCATGAACATGCCCGTGGCGACAGAGATAAGCACATCGTGATTAACAAGGCGAATATCATGAGGGGTCAGGAGTACAACTTCGATGTCCTCTCGCCGGAGGAGGTGGACTTGCCCCTACTGCCCTACGATCTTAACTCCATTATGCACTATGCCAAGAACTCGTTCTCGAAGAGTTCCTACCTGGATACCATCACACCGATAGGAATACCACCCGGTACCCATTTGGAGTTGGGTCAGCGGAGGCGTCTTAGTCGCGGTGACATTGTCCAAGCCAATCTGCTTTATAAGTGCGCCTCCTGTGGACGCACCTATCAGCAGAATTCGGGACACATAGTGAGTCCCCACTTTGTGTACTCCGGCAATGGAGTGCTCAGCGAGTTCGAGGGCAGCGGCGATGCTGGGGAAGATCCCGCCGCGGGATCCGAATTCGATGCCTCGCTGACCAACTGCGAGTGGCGAATTACGGCCACCAATGGGGAGAAGGTCATCctgcatctgcagcagctgcatctGATGAGCTCCGATGATTGTACGCAGGATTACCTGGAGATCAGGGATGGCTACTGGCACAAATCGCCTCTGGTGAGACGAATCTGTGGGAATGTCAGCGGGGAGGTCATCACCACGCAGACAAGTCGCATGCTCCTCAACTATGTCAACCGGAATGCAGCCAAAGGTTATCGCGGATTCAAGGCGAGATTCGAGG TGGTTTGTGGTGGGGATATCCAGCTGACCAGGGATCAGTCCATAGACTCACCCAACTATCCGCTGGACTACATGCCCGACAAGGAGTGCGTGTGGCGCATAACGGCTCCGGATAACCACCAGGTGGCTCTGAAGTTCCAGAGCTTTGAGCTGGAGAAACACGATGGTTGTACCTATGATTATGTGGAGATACGGGATGGCAATCACAGTGAATCCCGTCTCATAGGACGCTTCTGTGGAGATAAGCTGCCGCCCAATATAAA AACCCGCACCAACCAGATGTACATCCGTTTCGTATCCGACTCATCGGTGCAAAAGCTGGGATTCTCCGCCGCCCTGAtgctggatgtggatgagtgCAGATTCACGGATCACGGATGCCAGCACCTGTGCATCAACACCCTGGGTAGCTATCAATGTGGCTGTCGCGCGGGATACGAGTTGCAGGCGAATGGCAGGACCTGCGAGGATGCCTGTGGAGGAGTTGTGGACGCCACCAAATCCAATGGCTCACTCTACTCACCATCGTATCCGGATGTGTATCCCAACTCCAAGCACTGCGTTTGGGAGGTAGTGGCGCCACCGAACCACGCTGTCTTCCTAAACTTCACGCACTTTGATTTGGAGGGCACACGGTTCCACTACACCAAGTGCAACTATGATTACCTGATTATATACTCCAAAATGAGGGATAATCGCCTGAAGAAGATTGGCATTTATTGTGGTCATGAGCTGCCTTCGGTGGTCAACTCCGAGCAGAGTGTTCTCAGGCTGGAGTTCTACTCGGATCGCACCGTCCAGAGAAGTGGATTTGTGGCCAAGTTTGTGATAG ATGTGGATGAGTGTTCTATGAACAATGGTGGCTGTCAGCATAGATGCCGGAATACCTTTGGATCCTACCAGTGCAGCTGCCGGAATGGATACACATTGGCTGAAAATGGGCACAACTGCACGGAGACGCGTTGCAAGTTCGAGATCACCACGTCGTATGGCGTGTTGCAGAGTCCCAACTATCCGGAGGACTATCCGAGAAACATCTACTGCTACTGGCACTTCCAGACCGTACTGGGCCACCGGATACAGTTGACATTCCACGACTTCGAGGTGGAGAGCCACCAGGAGTGCATCTACGATTATGTGGCTATCTATGATGGTCGTTCCGAGAATAGCTCCACCTTGGGTATCTATTGCGGTGGACGTGAGCCGTACGCCGTTATCGCCTCCACCAACGAGATGTTCATGGTGCTGGCCACGGATGCGGGTCTGCAGAGGAAGGGTTTCAAGGCCACCTTTGTCTCCGAGTGTGGTGGCTACTTGAAGGCCACAAATCATTCGCAGACCTTCTACTCGCATCCACGATACGGCAGTAGGCCGTACAAGCGCAACATGTACTGCGACTGGCGCATTCAGGCGGATCCAGAGAGCAGTGTCAAGATCCGTTTCCTGCACTTCGAGATCGAGTACTCGGAGCGATGCGACTACGATTATCTGGAGATCACCGAGGAGGGCTACTCGATGAACACCATCCACGGGAGATTTTGCGGAAAGCACAAGCCACCGATTATAATCTCGAACTCGGACACCCTCCTGCTGCGATTCCAAACGGACGAGAGTAACTCACTGAGGGGCTTCGCCATCTCCTTTATGGCCGTGGATCCACCGGAGGATTCTGTGGGCGAGGATTTCGATGCGGTTACACCCTTTCCGGGCTATCTGAAGAGCATGTATTCCTCAGAATCGGGAGGCGACCACCTCCTGCCGCCCAGCAGACTCATTTAG